The sequence CTGGGGGTCCTGAACCTGGGTGCAGGTTTGTGGAAACCCAGACCTGGAGATGAAATACAAGCAGAAATGTAAAAAGCCATTTTGTTGAATGAGGAACATAAAAGCACATTATGTAAAATTTAGTTTGCTTATATAAAATGTTTGGTATATTCActtaaaatacagataaaataagTTAGGTCACAGAATCCTAACAGCCAAGGGTTGGCAGAGGCACAGAAGGACCCCCAGTGCAGCCAATGTGGTTAGTGTCCTGTTCTACTGAAACCACACAGAACACATTCCCCATCCAGATCCTTATACTGGAGCTCCCCTCTCCACCTCTGATGGCACATATTCCTGGTCTACAGGCTTTACTTGACTGCAGCGGCTCACTACCTTGGCTGCATATTAGATTCCCTTCCGGAGTAATAAAAAATACTGAGGGCTGGGAAGAGAAAAACTTTAAAGTGCCCtaggtgattctaacatgcagccaaggttgaaaaccactgctttaCTGCAAGGTTGGGTCAGCGATTCCCAAACCTAGCTTTATATCATAATTACCTGGGTAGCTTTTCTGAACCACATATGAATGGAAATCTTTATCCAGGAAATCACAATCATCCTTGACTGAGAATTCAATTATGGGGATGAATATACATGAAGCTAAAATAGCTTAACTGCCTTAATGGTCATAAATCCTAGCTAATATCTTTCAGCACAGCATACTTCTAGCCTCTTGGTGGGTCAAGGTCACTAGTTTATCCCAAATTTTCAGATCTGCTCTCCCTCTCTTATGAGCTTCCTGATCATGCAGGAAGAAAAACTTCACTTGTTCCCAGTCTCAGCAGAGATACATGTTGTTATCTTCAGGTCTCTCCAATCTCAGACGGGGGAGAGGAACAGTCACTGTCAGGGTCAGTGAGGGCATGACCATTTTTGATTCTTACTTTTGAATCCCACTGATTTCTTGTACTTGTGTCTGTATGATTTAGAGGGAAACTGGGTAAAAAAAGTTGCACGTGCTTTGAGGAAAAACTGTAgttgaaggggaaaaaaggttAAGAGGAAATTAAGCTTTCCTGTCTGCCTTCCCTATGTGACAGTGCTCTGTAAACTACAAACACAATGTTGATTAACAGTCTTGTAGAAATGAGGCAATAAATGCATGGGACTTCTGCACCAGACTGTTTATCACCAGGTGTGGCATTTACAATAAATGCTCCTGCAGGCTGGGAGATGGGTGGAGAGAGAGATCCACAAATCAGGAGACTCAAATTCCAGTCTGAGATTTGCTGCTTGCTAGTCACACTGACTAAGGCACACCCCCAAATCTGTCATCATAGCTTCCTCACCAGAAAAGGAGACTACGTGCCCCTTTCTCAGGCTCTCCACAGATTTGCGTGGGGTTACAGGTGGTTCGACAAACAACATGGTGGAACAAAGAGAACCTGGATTTAGGTCCTAAATTTGAATATAAGCTGTCACTTGTTACTTGGCCTTGTGTTAACTGACCACTCTCAGGTAAATGGGGCAAACACTGCTTCTGTTCTAAGGATCAAGGTAACAATCTATGTGAAAGCATGAGATAAGTGCTGGGTATCATGATTCTATACACGAAGGTacacaaagaaagaatacagTTCTATATAAATACAAGGCAATGTTATCACATAACTCTACCTATTGCATAgttttataaatcattttttccAGGAGTAAAGGCTCAATGGTAACAAAGGTATCTTACCGTAGCCAGTTTCTTCATCCCTCTAAAAGTTTTCATATTCCAATATCTTTGACCTTCtcgaaaaaaagaaattaagacttAGGAATCCCACTctgcctcccccttctcccttcaTTTCCCTCTTTGGTCCTCTAAGAATTAGAAGGGCTCCATGATTTGTTCTAAGACCATCCAGAAAGGGAGAATGACACCCAAACAGAGCCCCCTGGCTGGGCCTGAGCAGAAGGAGAGCAGAGACAAGATGGGCATGCCTCTAGGCAAGCTTTATTCTTTGACTCCTCTGTCTGGGAAGCAGGTTGTTATGGGCATCTCACTCCAGTGGAATGCAATGGAAATCAGGGCTTATTTGGAGTGTTGTTGGTCTTAGCAAACGAATCAAGCCCAGCAGCATTTGTGGCCCCAGTGGGTTGTCTCCGTCAGTCCTCAAGTGCTTGACCATGCAGACTGGGAACAGTCAGAAGAGACTCATCAGAGGTCCCCAGAGCTCTACCATACCAAGGTTCATGAGGTATAGACAATGAGGGAAACGGTTGTTTCTTACTTCTGTCCATTTTAGGAGCAGTAGACGGTTAATaggtttttttgattttttaaaaattacctacgGAATGGAAAGCTTATAAATGTTCATAGGTGAGTTATTGGTGAACTGCTACTCCAAGTGGTTTCCTTAACCAGTCACTGCTTAACCCAAAATACTAGACTACAAGGTTCAAAGCTTCAGAATTCCACTAGGCAGACCTATACCAGTAACCTGCTTGCTGCTCAAGAAATTACCAGAGTTTTAACGAACAAAATTAGGCCAAAAATACCTTTCCCCAAATGGGATCTTTATCACTTAGCTTTGTATGACCCATTTCTAAGAAAGCCACATTCCATTTCAGACTACAGGACCACTTAGGGAAGAGTTAAAAACAAAGTCCTTGCCTTTAGGtacttagttttcattttctttaaattagccTCTGAAAAGCTTATCTGGTGTTTTGTGCTGCACTCCTGAAAACTTGTTTTTAAAGACATGGTGGGCCTCATTTTTACAAAGGGGGAAGAAAACAGCAAAGAGTGTCCGATTTGGGGGGTAGTAGATTATGCTCGATGCCTGGaggtcttcctcttcctttccttgttACTCAACAAGATGGGTTCTGTGGTGCCGCATGAGGTGCGAGTTAGAAATGAAAGCTGCACCACACTTTTCACATTCGTAgggcttctccccagtgtgggttCTCTGGTGCACGGTGAGGCTCGACCTCTGCCTGAAGGCCTTGCCACACTCATTGCATGTGTACGGTTTTTCCCCATTATGGATTCTCTGATGAATAAGCAGGTAGGAGCTGCATGTGAAGGCCTTCCCGCACTCATTACACACATAAGGAAGGTCTCCACTGTGAATCCTCTGGTGCACAATAAGGCAAGAGAGTTGACTGAAGGCTTTTCCACACTCGCTGCAGTCATAAGGTTTCTCTGcagtgtgaattctctggtgCACAATAAGgtgagaaaaacaactaaatGCTTTTCCACACTCTTTACACTCATATGGCTTCTCACCGGTATGGCTTCGCTGATGCACAATAAGATTTGCACTCTGGGTGAAGGCTTTGCCACAATCATTACAGGCAAAGGGCTTCTCACCAGTGTGGATCCTCTGGTGGACAATGAGGTTTGAGCTCCGAGTAAATGTTTTCCCACACTCGTTGCATTCATAGCATTTTTCTGTAATGTGGACTTTCTGGTGCCGAGCAAGTTGTGAGCTATAACTGAAGGCTTTCTCACATTCACTGCACTTAAAGGTTTTTTCTAAGGAGTGTATTTTTTGATGTACAGTCAGATTTGAACTCTgagtgaaggctttcccacacttTGAACAAACATACGGTTTCTGTCCAGTGTGGATTCGCTGATGCACAACAAGGTTTGCACTCTGaatgaaggccttcccacactcaTGACATTCGAagggtttctccccagtgtggatgCGCTGGTGCACTACCAGGTTCGCACTCTGACTAAAGCCTTTCCCACACACGCTACATGTGAAAGGTTTCTGCCCAGGCTGGCTTTTCTGATTTCTACCAGGGCCAGAACTAAGGCTGTATTTTTCCCCAGATTTCTGAAATTTCTggtcttcttcttctttgaagCTTTCAGGTACATGACAGTCCTTCACTGGCACttgtttgaaatctttcttttccctcttgatTCTCTGCCTCTTTAACACGTTCCCTCTTTCACAGGCTTCTCCTAACTCCGGTCCTTGAAGGTCGACTTTCTGGATTCTTCCTGATATTATGAAGGGTTTTTCTGCTTCATCACATATCTCAGTTTTTGGAACCAGTAACTGTGGCTTCTTGGTTTCAGCACctgaaacaagaaacagaaaatacaaatgtCAGATATTTCTGGCCTAGAAAAAGAATAGGATCATCAAGTCAGAAAGGTCAGGAAGTATGTGACTTCAGCATCTGCAAAATGGCTTCAACAAAGCAAAGAATTCTCTCATGTGTCACCTCTTCTCTGCAGGTTCTTCGGCCAGGTCTGTGCCCTCCCCCAAGCTAGAGCAGAATCCACTGACTCATGGTCTTTCCAGCACTTTCACTTACCTCCATTAGCCATTTAACACACTGCCTCATGCCAGGGAAGCTGTTTCCAGACAGTTCTCCTACTGGTTGTGTAAGACAGATCTCACAATTCTCACACCGGTTATGGCCTTTCCCAAGGCTTGTCTTCTTAACGTAGCCACTTAGGGTGCATTTGCTTACAACCCTCCAGTTAATCAGGGAGATCTGCTCTCTGTTAACAAACATCTAGGCAACTTAGGCTTTTGTGTATATTGATCCTGGGTATCAAAGGAGGGAATAAACATGGACAGAAAGGGTCATACTGGATGCCAAGAGGGCTACAGCAGCCAAAACTATCTGAAACACTAAGAGGCTGTGCAGCACAGAGGTTAAGAACAGGGACCCTGGAGCGAGACTGCCTGGTTTcaaatccctgctctgccacttaccaggtGCATAACTTTGGGGTAgtaacttaacttctctgtgcctcagtttccttatctctaaaataggACAGTAAGACCACAAGAAGATTTACTGAGTTACTCTATGTCAACTATTGAGAACAGCCATGGAGCTCAGTGAGTGGCTCTGTGAGTGTCTGCTGTGACTTCTAACCTGACCAGGGGTGCTGTGGGtcaaagggaggcaggaggaaggatgAACCTTAGGGGATGGGAGTTGATATGATGACAGATGACAATATTAGAAGGGACTGGAAAAGAACATGAACAGAGTAAACAGCTTACCCTTTATGTGAGGAAAGAGCCTAGACTTGTGTCAAGGAAAGGTGACCTGAGTTAAGCATGAGGCATGGCACAGCCTGCTCCATAATGCCAAAAAAATATTATGAGAACACGAAAACATCCTGAAGTTTTAAAACTCTTCACTAGTCTCTGGCTGCTCTACATTGCCTCCGAACCCTAATGGTGTCAAAAATGGGTCAGGCAGTCAGGAATATCATAGTTCCTTATGTGTGTCTCCTATCCACCCCCACCACCCTTGACGCTGGAATGTGcaccaggcagcccagtgttGCTAGAGTGAACCCATAATAAGCGTTTGTGAATTAAACCAAGCTCAGGAAAACTACTCAGATAACGAGGCAAGTGAAATGAGGGCCAGCAGAAGTGGGAGGCAAGCCTGCAGAGGAGGGAGGTACTCCCACTGGTGGTGTCGACTTAGAAGTGAGCAGTAAAGCTGTGAGCTGCAGCAAGTGCACAGAGGGAATCCAGCACCCCTAGAACATCCTACTGGCAGAGGCGACTCCCACCAATGAGATGTGGGTGCGACAGGAATGTCTCGTAGTACAAAGCACTGTGGCGGCAGGGTAGGGAACCAACCCAGTTTGGTAGCCTGGATAGGACGATGGTAATATGAAATTGCATCACAAGCATCAGATAAGACAGACAGTATTGGAGAAAGGGAATGCTGGAGCACTGGATACAACAGAGCCCCCAATgtgacaacaaaaagaaatctgaagttctttttctggtaatttctatttctactcttctgatgtcttttcttttttttttttttttttttttaaaatggcattttttattttttcctttttctccccaaagccccccggtacatagttgtgtattcttcgttgtgggttcttctagttgtggcatgtgggacgctgcctcagcgtggtctgacgagcagtgccatgtccgcgcccaggattcgaaccaacgaaacactgggccgcctgcagcggagcgcgcgaacttaaccactcggccatgggcccaACCCCTCTGATGTCTTTTCTTAATCTATTCCATTCTTCTCCCTGTAGTTTTAACTATCTTTACATCTTCTTCTCTTCGTTCTTATCTTACTTTTCCCCTACTTTTCCACCTCTTTATCCTACTGCCTCTTCATCTCTCCTTTCTTggtttttatgtaaaaaaatattttgtgtgtgaaATATTCTGATCTTTTCCTTGTGTAGTTTCAtgtctttctgcttttctttttttttttttgaggaagattagccctgagctaactgctgtcaatcctcctctttttgctgaggaagattggccctgagctaacatctgctgccaatcctcctcttttcgctgaggaagactggccctgagctaacatccgtgcccatcttcctccattttatatgtgggacgcctaccacagcatggcttgccaagtggtgtaatgtctgcaccggggatccaaatcggggaaccccgggctgctgaagcggaatgtgtgcacttaaccactgcaccactgggccggcccctcttctgcttttcttttgatCACTACTTTCTTCTATGTTCtctactattcttttttttttcctgcttatttttcctccccaaatccccccagtatatcgttgtatatatatgtatttttttcagttctggatccttccagttgtgccacatgggacgccacctcagcgtggcctgatgagtggtgccacgtccgcgtccaggatcccaaccggcaaatccttgggccgccgaagcagcgcatgcagacttaaccactcggccacagggctggcccctctactaTTCTTCATCATCTACTTCtcatcttatttttctcccttgtaACGTCTCCTTCCGTGCTTTTTTTCAcctcctcttttcctttaacCCTCCATCACAGACACTGGGGGCCTCTGATCCCCTACCAAGCATCTCTCCAACAGGAACAAAGTTCAAGAATACTTTAGCCTATAGCTTCACTCTCTCCCTTGACCTCACTCCTGGTCTCCTTACTTTGAGcttcagaatattaaaaagacataaaagatgAAGACCAGTGGGAACTACAGAAGCAATCAGGGCCAATAACAGAAACAACTCCTTGGATTTGCATAATGCCTTATGTCAAAATCATTACAGAACCAGGTACAACCGTGGCGTAGGTCTTAGTGCAGTTGTTACAGAACAGTTTTATCACAAGGATGACATAAGAGCAAGGGTCTTGGCAAGTCCCTCGCGTCTAAGAAAAGGGAATGAAGGATCATCCTGTGTGCTCAAGCTCAAATCTCCTTGGCCAATTAACTGGCCAATAACCTAGGATCTGTACCTTTGCTTGTTTGAGATGGTATTGAGATCCTTTTTGGATCTTGTAGGATTACTGTAACTCTAGGAaagtacagaaataaatataaaaataatgaagaaataaaccaAGAACGCATTTGTTTTTCAACTAGAGCAAAGGTGCAGTATTAAGTCTTGAATCAAAActattttccattctttaaaaaaaagagctctgaaatactgtgtgagTCTGCCTCTTAGCTGGTGACTGCATTCCGAGATATGAAAGGTCATTTGATTTACTAACTTTATAAGTTCAATTCATTAGATTTAGAAAAGCTGTGCGTTCATGAAGATTTTATTATAAGATTTGTAAGTGTGCCTACTTGggtgtttgaaatattttaaagaattagatACATTAAATTTGCaatttaatatcatttttatttaaagaaataaaaataagaattttttttttcgctgaagcagaatagccctgagctaacatctgtgccaatcttcctctattttgtatgtgggttgctgccatagtgCGGCTCTGGTGAGTGgtatagatccatgcccaggaaccaaacgtaggccgccaaagaggagggcactgaacttcaccaccacaccatgggGCTGACCCAGGAAAATTTTTATATGAGGAAATCGATatgtaagtaaaatgtttaaaaaatttaatctgTAAAACTTGAAGCTTAACTAAacatgaattaaagaaaaagtatgtgttctaatttttataaaaatatttctagatgtataaatgcaacaaaaatcagttacactTAAAAGCTTAAAAACTTGGTTTTAAACGTATAAACTTTAATAAATTCAATATTAATTAATACATAGGAAGCTGCAGATAAAACTCTCAGACCTTACCAACCCAGTAACACATTAAAATTCCCAAGGCACtttcatatatatgattttacCATCAAGATGAAATTATTCTCCTTTACTTGTAGGGGAGATAAAAAAGGGCAAGGCAGTGTCCGATTCGGTGCTGTGTCCCTAGCACCTATCACACTGCCCAGCACACAGGATACAGGCCCCCAACAAACcctgtatttattgaatgaatgcctCCCAGCTCAGAGAACAGGAAAGGGAGGTCCAGAGTGAGAaaggacttgctcaaggtcacagaattATCAGAGGCAGGGCAACTACACTCAGGTCTCTCTCTTAATTTCTAGAGCTTAGTGTTCCCGCCATTACCTGCTGCTATGGAAATAGCTGGCAGCACAGAAAATAGAAAGGTAAGTCTTGGCTGGGAacagcagagaaggaaaacagtGGCCACTTCTGGTCGGTAGATACAGCTGTTGGAGTTAAGACTATGGATGATTGATaaagcaaggaaacagagaagaagTGATAGACAGGGGAATGCACCAGAGAGAATGGAATGGAAAGCAGAAAGCGGGGAACAGAAGCTGCTGAGTTTAGGGAATAATTaaagaagagacaagaaaatgaaaggtgGCAATCCTAACCTTCCCCACCACACTAGTTTAAGAAAGCGACTTGGTCCACAAGTGACTGAGGAATTGGCTAGGAAGGACGGTGGGTTCAAAACATTCAGGCGCAGCCCCGCACCAGGTGTGCAGAGAATGTAAGTGCCAGAGGGGCCTTGGCAGTCATCCGGGAATCGTTTGTGAAACACAGGACTCATGGCTACCACATTCTTGATCCACAGTTACCTGTCACTCCTTCATAGGCAAGCTTTCACCATTGCTAGTCAGTCATATCCTGAGGCCCAGCTCAGAGAGAACCAGGTGATAAGCCAGCCATCGGTACCCTCCATGAAGATCTAGCTTTGAACAACATTATGGTTGACACAactgctcaaaatcctccagaATTTACATAAAGATCTATGAAATCAGAACATCTCCAGGGTATTTCCTCAAAATTACCAGAAAAGTTGACCCTTCCTATTTTACCTAGCTTCCCTTGCAGGCTCACCAACCTACAATAAACACAAAGCACATAGAGGACAGTATGAATAGATATGAAACTTGCTAAACAATAAATGTGATTAAAAGGTGAATTTGATGTTCACCTGTGTCATCTGGTATCTTGAGACTATATGCAAAATAAGCCACTTCCTGTAACAAATGTACAGGCATCTTTCAGCATTCCTCTATCCGGCTCTCCCTGACATTTTCAACGTCTCAACACTCTGTTGCTTAAGCCTGGTGACCAGACCACCAGTCTCAGAAAAGATTTTGAGAAAGCCCAATGGTCAGATACTAATCAGGGGGTTGAACCTTACCTAAAGAGGTTATGCTCCCATGAGTCTCCAGTATCTCGCTCTTGGCCAGAGGCCCCGGTGATGAGTAGCTGCCAAGGGTTGAAGCAGCAGGTGCCTCCTGCGTTGCTTTCAGGACTACAGCCATGTCCCAGAACATGTTCTGACCCTAGAGATAAGCAGGCACAGGTGGGCTTATGAGGGGATTCTTGGTGGGAAGTGGTGTGACTACAGCTTTAAGGATGGGAACATAAGCACCTATTCCTGGAGGCCACAAAacac is a genomic window of Equus asinus isolate D_3611 breed Donkey chromosome 21, EquAss-T2T_v2, whole genome shotgun sequence containing:
- the LOC106838414 gene encoding zinc finger protein 35 isoform X2, translated to MTAELREAVALAPWGLVTVKKEEEEEENYLGQASSQQVHSENIKVWATGEGPQTGLDVSEQEGKGQNMFWDMAVVLKATQEAPAASTLGSYSSPGPLAKSEILETHGSITSLGAETKKPQLLVPKTEICDEAEKPFIISGRIQKVDLQGPELGEACERGNVLKRQRIKREKKDFKQVPVKDCHVPESFKEEEDQKFQKSGEKYSLSSGPGRNQKSQPGQKPFTCSVCGKGFSQSANLVVHQRIHTGEKPFECHECGKAFIQSANLVVHQRIHTGQKPYVCSKCGKAFTQSSNLTVHQKIHSLEKTFKCSECEKAFSYSSQLARHQKVHITEKCYECNECGKTFTRSSNLIVHQRIHTGEKPFACNDCGKAFTQSANLIVHQRSHTGEKPYECKECGKAFSCFSHLIVHQRIHTAEKPYDCSECGKAFSQLSCLIVHQRIHSGDLPYVCNECGKAFTCSSYLLIHQRIHNGEKPYTCNECGKAFRQRSSLTVHQRTHTGEKPYECEKCGAAFISNSHLMRHHRTHLVE